The sequence below is a genomic window from Halosolutus gelatinilyticus.
ACGGCGATCGACGGGTTACGGGTCGTCGACCAGCGGGCGGCCGCCGAGCACGGCGACGCGGTCGTGCTCGCGCTGCCGTCGGACGCGATCGACGACGTCGCGGCCGACCTCTCGGACGCGCTGGCCGACAAACCGACGATCGACACCGCCAACGAGTACCCGACCGCGTCCGACGGTCCGTCGATCGCCGAACGGGTCGCCGAGGCCGCACCCGACGCGAAGGTCGTCAAGGCGTTCAACACGATCGGAGCGAACCTGATGACCGATCCCGTCGTCGACGGCGAGCGGGCGACGATGTTTCTCGCCGGCGACGACGCGATCGCCTGCGAGCAGGTCGACGCGCTTGCGACTGACCTCGGATTCGACGTCGTCCCCGCCGGTGCCCTGGCCCGCGCCGAACTCCTCGAGGACCTCGCCCGGCTCTGGATCCACTGCAGCGGC
It includes:
- a CDS encoding NADPH-dependent F420 reductase yields the protein MEIGILGTGNVGSALARGFDAAGHDVVLGSRTPDETAIDGLRVVDQRAAAEHGDAVVLALPSDAIDDVAADLSDALADKPTIDTANEYPTASDGPSIAERVAEAAPDAKVVKAFNTIGANLMTDPVVDGERATMFLAGDDAIACEQVDALATDLGFDVVPAGALARAELLEDLARLWIHCSGEYGRDIAFRLLRE